A stretch of the Melanotaenia boesemani isolate fMelBoe1 chromosome 24, fMelBoe1.pri, whole genome shotgun sequence genome encodes the following:
- the LOC121635203 gene encoding male-specific lethal 3 homolog isoform X1, whose product MNSRGIKYQFHKGERVLCFEPDPTKAKVLYDAKVLDVLIGTDEHGRRIPKYLIHFNGWSRSWDRWAAEDHVLRDTEENRKLQRKLARKALGRMKRKGWTKRRRRHSGSKSSLKTLPKEDDSDDACLISTSESSEGDNSDPESSNSGDSTFSEDINKMRVEPDINVKRECEEKIVHVDINIPDVLKKKLEDDCFYINKRKKLVMVPCQTNVVHILESYVKHFAINKAFMANDRYRRQQSTTQSSSPQPVPPEKSEELCKEMVDGLRITFDFTLPMILLYPCEQAQFKKVSSARVFLGMNEGSPCSSNTQRERSPSPLGHNPPTPQSTDSQPALSDTSATTPTAAAPTPKRRRHPDMDCISYQSQSLRRSTRNTSGGDRPAEGSSGGGGSATASPQLKRRSLDTSSQPKFFLNLDRKTPVHSGSSSPLPLTPSKERSGPFYGLESRRNNELNEVLSWKLTPDNYPLNDQPPPPSYLYGSQHLLRLFVKLPEILGKMQIPERNLRALIKHLELFLRFLAEFHEDFFPVSAYVLASEAHYNMKQPRPVY is encoded by the exons ATGAATTCGCGGGGAATTAAATACCAGTTTCACAAAGGAGAACGAGTCCTCTGCTTTGAACCCGACCCTACAAAGGCTAAAGTCTTGTATGACGCTAAG GTCCTTGATGTCTTGATAGGTACAGATGAACATGGAAGACGAATCCCCAAGTACCTGATTCACTTCAATGGCTGGAGCAGAAG ctggGATCGCTGGGCTGCAGAGGATCATGTCCTAAGGGACACTGAAGAAAACCGTAAACTGCAACGTAAACTGGCTCGCAAAGCTCTAGGGCGCAT GAAGAGAAAGGGATGGACGAAGAGGCGACGCCGTCACTCTGGTAGTAAATCCTCTCTGAAGACTCTCCCTAAAGAGGACGACAGCGATGACGCGT gCTTGATTTCCACTTCAGAGAGCAGCGAAGGGGACAACTCTGACCCTGAATCTTCAAATAGTGGGGACAGCACCTTCTCTGAGGATATCAACAAGATG aGGGTTGAGCCAGATATTAATGTGAAGAGGGAGTGTGAGGAGAAGATTGTTCACGTGGACATAAACATCCCTGATGTTCTGAAGAAGAAACTGGAGGATGACTGCTTCTACATCAACAAGAGGAAAAAG CTTGTCATGGTTCCTTGTCAGACAAACGTGGTGCACATCCTGGAGTCATATGTCAAGCACTTTGCTATCAACAAAGCTTTCATGGCCAATGACAGGTACAGGCGTCAGCAGAGCACCACGCAGAGCAGCAGTCCACAGCCAGTCCCTCCAGAGAAAAG tgaGGAGCTCTGTAAAGAAATGGTAGATGGCTTGAGGATCACTTTTGACTTCACCTTACCCATGATCCTCCTCTACCCCTGTGAGCAAGCTCAGTTCAAAAAGGTCAGCTCTGCCAGGGTTTTCCTCGGCATGAACGAAGGCTCGCCGTGCTCCAGCAA CACTCAACGAGAGCGCAGCCCGAGCCCACTGGGACACAATCCCCCTACTCCTCAGTCCACAGACAGCCAGCCAGCACTGAGCGACACATCAGCCACCACGCCCACCGCTGCAGCCCCAACTCCAAAGCGCCGGCGCCACCCAGACATGGACTGTATCTCATACCAGTCCCAGTCACTCAGACGCTCCACCAGGAACACATCAGGTGGGGACCGTCCTGCTGAAGGAAGCAGCGGAG GAGGAGGAAGCGCCACAGCTTCCCCGCAGCTCAAACGACGATCTCTCGACACCTCGTCACAACCCAAGTTCTTTCTCAACCTCGACAGAA AAACTCCAGTCCACAGCGGCTCATCTTCCCCGTTGCCCTTGACTCCAAGCAAAGAGCGAAGTGGGCCTTTCTATGGCCTGGAGAGCCGTAGAAACAATGAGCTTAATGAG GTTCTGAGCTGGAAGCTGACTCCTGACAACTACCCTCTGAACGACCAGCCCCCTCCACCCTCCTACCTGTACGGATCGCAGCACCTCCTGCGGCTTTTTG TGAAGCTTCCTGAGATCCTGGGAAAAATGCAAATCCCGGAGAGAAATCTTCGCGCTCTGATCAAACACCTGGAACTCTTTCTGAG GTTTCTGGCTGAGTTCCATGAGGATTTTTTCCCCGTGTCAGCGTACGTGTTGGCATCAGAGGCCCACTACAACATGAAACAGCCGAGGCCGGTTTACTAA
- the LOC121635203 gene encoding male-specific lethal 3 homolog isoform X2, translating to MKRKGWTKRRRRHSGSKSSLKTLPKEDDSDDACLISTSESSEGDNSDPESSNSGDSTFSEDINKMRVEPDINVKRECEEKIVHVDINIPDVLKKKLEDDCFYINKRKKLVMVPCQTNVVHILESYVKHFAINKAFMANDRYRRQQSTTQSSSPQPVPPEKSEELCKEMVDGLRITFDFTLPMILLYPCEQAQFKKVSSARVFLGMNEGSPCSSNTQRERSPSPLGHNPPTPQSTDSQPALSDTSATTPTAAAPTPKRRRHPDMDCISYQSQSLRRSTRNTSGGDRPAEGSSGGGGSATASPQLKRRSLDTSSQPKFFLNLDRKTPVHSGSSSPLPLTPSKERSGPFYGLESRRNNELNEVLSWKLTPDNYPLNDQPPPPSYLYGSQHLLRLFVKLPEILGKMQIPERNLRALIKHLELFLRFLAEFHEDFFPVSAYVLASEAHYNMKQPRPVY from the exons AT GAAGAGAAAGGGATGGACGAAGAGGCGACGCCGTCACTCTGGTAGTAAATCCTCTCTGAAGACTCTCCCTAAAGAGGACGACAGCGATGACGCGT gCTTGATTTCCACTTCAGAGAGCAGCGAAGGGGACAACTCTGACCCTGAATCTTCAAATAGTGGGGACAGCACCTTCTCTGAGGATATCAACAAGATG aGGGTTGAGCCAGATATTAATGTGAAGAGGGAGTGTGAGGAGAAGATTGTTCACGTGGACATAAACATCCCTGATGTTCTGAAGAAGAAACTGGAGGATGACTGCTTCTACATCAACAAGAGGAAAAAG CTTGTCATGGTTCCTTGTCAGACAAACGTGGTGCACATCCTGGAGTCATATGTCAAGCACTTTGCTATCAACAAAGCTTTCATGGCCAATGACAGGTACAGGCGTCAGCAGAGCACCACGCAGAGCAGCAGTCCACAGCCAGTCCCTCCAGAGAAAAG tgaGGAGCTCTGTAAAGAAATGGTAGATGGCTTGAGGATCACTTTTGACTTCACCTTACCCATGATCCTCCTCTACCCCTGTGAGCAAGCTCAGTTCAAAAAGGTCAGCTCTGCCAGGGTTTTCCTCGGCATGAACGAAGGCTCGCCGTGCTCCAGCAA CACTCAACGAGAGCGCAGCCCGAGCCCACTGGGACACAATCCCCCTACTCCTCAGTCCACAGACAGCCAGCCAGCACTGAGCGACACATCAGCCACCACGCCCACCGCTGCAGCCCCAACTCCAAAGCGCCGGCGCCACCCAGACATGGACTGTATCTCATACCAGTCCCAGTCACTCAGACGCTCCACCAGGAACACATCAGGTGGGGACCGTCCTGCTGAAGGAAGCAGCGGAG GAGGAGGAAGCGCCACAGCTTCCCCGCAGCTCAAACGACGATCTCTCGACACCTCGTCACAACCCAAGTTCTTTCTCAACCTCGACAGAA AAACTCCAGTCCACAGCGGCTCATCTTCCCCGTTGCCCTTGACTCCAAGCAAAGAGCGAAGTGGGCCTTTCTATGGCCTGGAGAGCCGTAGAAACAATGAGCTTAATGAG GTTCTGAGCTGGAAGCTGACTCCTGACAACTACCCTCTGAACGACCAGCCCCCTCCACCCTCCTACCTGTACGGATCGCAGCACCTCCTGCGGCTTTTTG TGAAGCTTCCTGAGATCCTGGGAAAAATGCAAATCCCGGAGAGAAATCTTCGCGCTCTGATCAAACACCTGGAACTCTTTCTGAG GTTTCTGGCTGAGTTCCATGAGGATTTTTTCCCCGTGTCAGCGTACGTGTTGGCATCAGAGGCCCACTACAACATGAAACAGCCGAGGCCGGTTTACTAA